In one window of Carassius carassius chromosome 38, fCarCar2.1, whole genome shotgun sequence DNA:
- the LOC132119652 gene encoding heterochromatin protein 1-binding protein 3-like — MPIRRSAAAPPKEDAPPANAPDGDAPAEGTATVVEKEKEKEKDPAPTEPETKEEKKAGDEGEEVTADDEEQAKDEGETPDEGEKAEEAATEQGKSKKKKAKEVVAKIDKEDDKGKKVKKKIPAWATISANKLASTSLSQPRVEEIMIEAIESCKERSGMSTITIMKYVMKKYPSVEMDKKTKNLYKRALKRMVEKGTVKQLKGKGFSGSFAIGKKLAASAGPKETLGESLPLIITRLCEPKEASYILIKKYLEQHFPQLNVDSRPEVLKNCLQKSVEKGYLEQITGKGASGTFQLKKAGNKVLLGGGLLEDAIVAAITAMNEPKTCSITILRKFLMERQKEQNNFFVVPNLKRTLQKCKMMGWMEQISGHGLSGSYQLSYPYYPSPAVLFPEMMAKLKQKEGQKEGQKLKRKRSVESDEESEEAAEEESEEEESDEDEPPRRKRTQRAKRTSASKARQNKRAKKVSRKPASKKSVASAKKAPPPAKKAPPPAKKAPPPAKKALPPAKKAPPPAKKPAAASKAVSRKAPEPVKATPVKKAAMTSKPKTPVAKKMTSRGSKRPSPKAAKKEATESAVKAKPAARKSLRARK, encoded by the exons ATGCCCATTCGCCGATCAGCTGCAGCCCCACCCAAAGAGGATGCACCCCCTGCAAATGCCCCTGACGGAG ATGCTCCTGCCGAAGGTACTGCAACTGTAGttgagaaggagaaggagaaggagaaagaTCCGGCACCTACAGAACCTGAAACCAAGGAGGAAAAGAAAGCAGGAGATGAAGGAGAGGAGGTAACCGCTGATGATGAGGAGCAGGCCAAAGACGAAGGAGAGACACCTGATGAGGGGGAGAAAGCTGAAGAAGCTGCAACTGAACAAGGGAAGAGCAAGAAGAAAAAAGCCAAGGAGGTTGTGGCCAAAAT TGACAAGGAAGATGACAAAGGGAAAAAGGTGAAAAAGAAGATTCCTGCTTGGGCGACCATTTCTGCCAACAAACTGGCTTCAACCTCTCTTTCCCAGCCCAGAGTTGAAGAAATCATGATAGAAGCAATTGAG AGTTGCAAAGAGCGGAGTGGCATGTCTACGATCACCATTATGAAATATGTTATGAAGAAATATCCATCTGTGGAAATGGACAAAAAGACCAAGAACCTCTACAAGAGGGCTCTGAAGCGAATGGTTGAGAAGGGCACTGTCAAACAG CTGAAAGGCAAAGGCTTCTCTGGAAGCTTCGCCATTGGGAAG AAGCTAGCTGCGTCTGCAGGGCCGAAAGAGACGCTGGGAGAGTCTCTGCCCCTGATCATCACCCGCCTCTGTGAACCCAAGGAGGCTTCCTACATCCTGATCAAGAAGTACCTGGAGCAACACTTCCCACAACTCAACGTGGATAGCAG GCCTGAGGTGTTGAAGAACTGCCTGCAGAAATCTGTGGAAAAGGGCTACTTGGAGCAGATCACTGGAAAGGGAGCCTCTGGAACATTTCAG TTGAAGAAAGCTGGGAATAAAGTGCTCTTGGGTGGCGGACTGCTGGAAGACGCAATAGTGGCCGCCATTACAGCCATGAATGAGCCAAAAACCTGCAGCATCACCATACTGCGCAAATTCCTAATGGAGAGACAGAAGGAGCAGAATAACTTTTTTGTCG TGCCAAACCTGAAGAGAACCTTGCAGAAGTGTAAAATGATGGGATGGATGGAGCAGATTTCTGGACATGGACTCAGTGGGTCATACCAGCTAAGCTATCCATATTATCCAAG TCCGGCAGTTCTGTTTCCAGAAATGATGGCAAAACTTAAACAGAAGGAAGGACAGAAGGAAGGACAGAAGCTCAAACGCAAGAGAAGTGTTGAATCTGATGAAGAATCTGAAGAAGCGGCAGAGGAAGAATCTGAAGAGGAAGAATCCGATGAGGATGAGCCTCCCCGAAGAAAGAG GACTCAGCGTGCAAAACGAACGTCTGCGTCGAAAGCTCGTCAAAATAAAAGGGCTAAAAAAGTCAGCAGAAAACCTGCTTCAAAGAAATCAGTTGCATCAGCCAAGAAAGCCCCTCCACCAGCCAAGAAAGCCCCTCCACCAGCCAAGAAAGCCCCGCCACCAGCCAAGAAAGCCCTGCCACCAGCCAAGAAAGCACCTCCACCGGCCAAGAAACCAGCCGCTGCGAGCAAAGCAGTGTCTCGAAAGGCACCAGAGCCTGTCAAAGCCACACCAGTCAAGAAAGCCGCCATGACCAGTAAACCGAAAACACCAGTAGCCAAAAAGATGACAAGCAGGGGGTCCAAACGGCCATCGCCCAAAGCAGCTAAGAAGGAGGCAACTGAATCTGCTGTGAAAGCTAAGCCAGCCGCCCGCAAATCACTCCGAGCTCGGAAATGA
- the LOC132119653 gene encoding SH2 domain-containing protein 5-like: MDETASKEHGIVTRSAEYVGSFPVDDSCLDDQIQQLHTQLKSFKYCKSKRTVSLRFSVKGVKVYDEDETTLLMAHAMCRVSLSTSRPSDAQFAFVSHNPGNSDAQLYCHLFRARHARAAQFLNLLLCRCFQLYFLEKHPEEAQDECSGKKPTQTPSLLNQGFPLSVSALVSFRRAPTQGLLPGAKVFSQPSMEQVSSPEEAPTSSPTLVRKMAIRTKVLRSGAYRSFTFTPTKQRHLQDKLSAPQEKEQASAKAFKSPSLAETEEALAQAVWCWAGVSSDCSSSLLADDVLGAFLLCPHPKKPSRGSLIVRFPSGLVTHLIKNSKGKFRLEKCNIDFESLAALIEYYTEFSEELECSLSWSRVNHCYDWEEMVNKSSRSLQDNKKGTFKNQSWV, encoded by the exons ATGGATGAGACTGCTAGCAAGGAGCATGGAATTGTTACAAGATCTGCCGAG TATGTTGGCTCATTTCCTGTGGATGACAGTTGTTTGGATGATCAGATTCAGCAGCTGCACACTCAGCTGAAGTCTTTCAAG TACTGCAAGAGCAAGCGAACAGTCTCATTGAGATTCTCTGTCAAGGGAGTCAAAGTTTATGATGAAGATGAAACG ACGCTCCTCATGGCTCACGCCATGTGTCGAGTCTCACTATCCACCTCCCGTCCGTCTGATGCCCAGTTTGCCTTTGTCTCCCATAATCCTGGAAATTCTGATGCACAGCTCTATTGCCACCTCTTCAGGGCCAGACATGCCCGAGCT gCCCAGTTCCTGAACCTGCTGCTTTGCCGCTGTTTCCAGCTGTATTTTCTGGAGAAGCACCCAGAGGAAGCACAGGACGAGTGTTCAGGGAAGAAACCAACTCAAACCCCATCATTGCTTAATCAAGGATTCCCTCTCAGTGTTAGTGCCTTGGTGTCCTTCCGCAGAGCCCCAACACAAGGCCTACTGCCGGGGGCAAAG GTGTTCTCGCAGCCGAGCATGGAGCAAGTCAGCAGTCCTGAAGAGGCCCCCACTTCCTCTCCGACTTTAGTTCGTAAAATGGCAATTCGAACTAAAGTGCTGCGCTCAGGAGCGTATCGCTCTTTTACATTTACTCCCACAAAACAGCGCCACCTGCAGGATAAACTGAGTGCACCACAAG aaaaggAACAGGCCAGTGCAAAAGCATTCAAGTCTCCCAGTTTGGCCGAGACAGAAGAAGCTCTCGCTCAAGCagtgtggtgctgggctggcgtgtCTAG CGACTGTAGTTCCTCACTTCTGGCAGATGATGTCTTGGGTGCCTTCCTGCTATGTCCTCATCCCAAAAAGCCCAGCCGTGGGTCTCTTATAGTCCGCTTTCCCTCAGGACTGGTAACTCATTTGATTAAGAATTCCAAGGGGAAGTTCCGGCTCGAG AAGTGCAACATTGACTTTGAAAGCCTTGCTGCTTTGATCGAGTACTACACAGAGTTCAGTGAGGAGCTGGAATGTTCTCTGAGCTGGTCTCGCGTCAACCACTGCTACGATTGGGAAGAGATGGTGAATAAGAGTTCACGTTCACTGCAGGACAACAAGAAAGGCACATTCAAAAACCAAAGTTGGGTTTGA